The following coding sequences lie in one uncultured Mailhella sp. genomic window:
- a CDS encoding carbon starvation CstA family protein → MVSFFLCLALLIIGYFTYGKMVENTFGPDDRETPAVVINDGVDYVVLPQWKLFLIQLLNIAGLGPIFGALQGALWGPVVFLWITFGTIFAGGVHDFFSGMTSERNNGASVSEITGIYLGSTMKTVMRVFSVVLLVMVGTVFAVGPAGLIVKLCSEAGASGILLNASFWLTVVLIYYFIATFISIDKIIGKIYPVFGVCLVIMAVGVGAGIVIDPAYQIPELWDHFTNMHPKGTPIWAFMFITVACGAISGFHATQSPLMARCMKSEHQGRFVFYGAMVCEGIIALIWAAAGCTIYEVTNGQTTGLLASLGAGQSAAIYDVCSKTMGGIGIGLAMVGVIACPITSGDTAFRSARLVLADWFKVSQTSYKNRLLFCVPLLGAGALISQLDYTIVWRYFSWTNQTLAMIVLWAASMYLFLNKKNYWITAVPATFMSAVSSTYFCMAPECLGLVVKLPTAVAYVIGVVVAALFLSLFLRATRRHA, encoded by the coding sequence ATGGTTAGTTTCTTTCTGTGCCTGGCTCTTCTGATCATAGGCTACTTTACCTACGGCAAGATGGTAGAGAACACCTTTGGTCCGGACGACCGGGAAACTCCCGCCGTCGTCATCAACGACGGCGTTGACTATGTGGTGCTTCCCCAGTGGAAGCTGTTCCTCATTCAGCTGCTGAACATCGCCGGTCTCGGACCCATCTTCGGCGCGCTGCAGGGCGCGCTCTGGGGCCCCGTGGTGTTCCTGTGGATCACCTTCGGCACCATTTTCGCCGGCGGCGTCCACGACTTCTTCTCCGGCATGACCAGTGAGCGCAACAACGGCGCTTCGGTTTCCGAAATCACCGGCATCTACCTCGGCTCCACCATGAAGACCGTCATGCGCGTCTTCTCCGTGGTGCTGCTCGTCATGGTCGGCACCGTGTTCGCCGTTGGTCCCGCCGGCCTCATCGTTAAGCTGTGCAGCGAAGCCGGCGCTTCCGGCATTCTGCTGAACGCTTCCTTCTGGCTGACCGTGGTGCTGATCTACTACTTCATCGCCACCTTCATTTCCATCGACAAGATCATCGGCAAGATCTATCCCGTCTTCGGCGTCTGCCTCGTCATCATGGCCGTGGGCGTGGGCGCTGGCATTGTGATTGATCCCGCCTACCAGATTCCCGAACTCTGGGATCACTTCACCAACATGCATCCCAAGGGAACGCCCATCTGGGCCTTCATGTTCATCACCGTGGCCTGCGGCGCCATTTCCGGCTTCCACGCCACGCAGTCGCCCCTCATGGCCCGCTGCATGAAGAGTGAACATCAGGGCCGCTTCGTGTTCTACGGCGCCATGGTGTGCGAAGGCATCATCGCCCTCATCTGGGCCGCCGCCGGCTGCACCATCTATGAAGTCACCAACGGTCAGACCACCGGTCTGCTCGCCAGCCTCGGCGCCGGTCAGTCCGCCGCCATCTACGACGTGTGCAGCAAGACCATGGGCGGCATAGGCATCGGCCTTGCCATGGTCGGCGTCATCGCCTGCCCCATCACCTCCGGCGACACGGCCTTCCGTTCCGCCCGTCTGGTGCTGGCCGACTGGTTCAAGGTCTCCCAGACCAGCTACAAGAACCGTCTCCTCTTCTGCGTGCCGCTGCTCGGCGCGGGCGCGCTCATCAGCCAGCTCGACTACACCATCGTGTGGCGCTACTTCAGCTGGACCAACCAGACCCTGGCCATGATCGTGCTCTGGGCCGCCTCCATGTACCTCTTCCTGAACAAGAAGAACTACTGGATCACCGCCGTGCCCGCCACCTTCATGAGCGCCGTGTCGAGCACCTACTTCTGCATGGCCCCCGAATGCCTCGGCCTTGTGGTGAAGCTGCCCACCGCCGTGGCCTATGTGATCGGCGTGGTCGTGGCCGCGCTGTTCCTCAGCCTGTTCCTGCGCGCCACCCGCAGGCACGCGTAA
- a CDS encoding MBL fold metallo-hydrolase → MNNIARRRFLALSCCAAGASLFPSLVSPAQAATLGTAEVNRLFQKLGAEKKAPKELDAWIHDPAAQKIAPYQAFDNVWQVGIAWVSSWAVKTSDGWVLIDTTHEPFVDFLIDNLRTVGIAQEDVKLVLMTHGHFDHVGGYYRLKPLLKNARFVMTERGWNEAFRYAGESRGTPKEWKMLEEKDVVAKDGDQLRCGDSVFTVLETPGHTWGTASYMYDVRRGDKSYKAVTVGGQGLNAIEGPDQVRAYIKSMERLGQPSLNIEVDLAAHPFSSGLADLIPALRSLKPSDPHPLINRAAYLNRLKKLNEGAAARLKQELAKAGA, encoded by the coding sequence ATGAACAATATTGCTCGTCGCCGTTTTCTGGCCCTGAGCTGCTGCGCGGCCGGAGCCTCCCTTTTTCCCTCCCTCGTCTCCCCGGCTCAGGCCGCAACCCTCGGCACCGCCGAGGTCAACCGCCTCTTCCAGAAGCTCGGAGCCGAAAAGAAGGCCCCCAAGGAACTGGACGCATGGATTCATGACCCCGCCGCCCAGAAAATCGCGCCCTATCAGGCTTTCGACAACGTCTGGCAGGTAGGCATCGCCTGGGTGTCCTCCTGGGCCGTCAAAACCAGCGACGGCTGGGTGCTCATCGACACCACGCACGAACCCTTTGTGGATTTTCTCATCGACAATCTCCGCACCGTGGGCATTGCACAGGAAGACGTCAAACTGGTGCTCATGACGCACGGGCATTTCGATCACGTGGGCGGCTACTACCGTCTGAAGCCGCTGCTGAAAAACGCCCGATTCGTCATGACGGAACGCGGCTGGAACGAGGCCTTCCGCTACGCAGGCGAAAGCAGGGGAACGCCCAAGGAATGGAAAATGCTCGAAGAAAAGGACGTCGTGGCCAAAGACGGAGATCAGCTGCGCTGCGGAGACAGCGTGTTCACCGTGCTTGAAACGCCGGGACACACCTGGGGCACGGCTTCGTACATGTACGACGTGCGCCGGGGCGACAAGAGCTACAAGGCCGTCACCGTGGGCGGACAGGGGCTGAACGCCATTGAAGGCCCCGACCAGGTCCGAGCCTATATCAAAAGCATGGAGCGCCTCGGCCAGCCTTCGCTGAACATTGAAGTGGACCTCGCGGCCCACCCCTTCTCCTCCGGGCTTGCGGATCTCATTCCCGCGCTGCGCAGCCTGAAGCCTTCCGATCCTCATCCGCTCATCAACCGCGCCGCCTACCTGAACCGCCTGAAAAAGCTCAACGAGGGCGCCGCCGCCCGGCTGAAGCAGGAACTGGCCAAGGCCGGAGCCTGA
- the pssA gene encoding CDP-diacylglycerol--serine O-phosphatidyltransferase, whose protein sequence is MRDPNKPVPRGVYILPNLFTTASLFAGFFSIILAFKDQFDLAAWAILVGAAMDGLDGKVARLTGTASQFGIEYDSLADDVTFGVAPGLLAYAWQLHNFGRLGLAVAFLFCGCAALRLARFNVGVSTTSKRFFVGLPSPACACVMATFVLFMPYYPDFLMPILPGLTLILSVVVPLLMVSRVRYFSFKEFGFIKAHPFQTMVATLIVLSMVFSLPRLFCFLILIGYVISGPAYTYILRRRGRQLDPEAADAAKATAKTETAAEQTTE, encoded by the coding sequence TCTTCAGCATCATTCTCGCATTCAAGGATCAGTTCGATCTCGCGGCCTGGGCCATTCTCGTGGGCGCCGCCATGGACGGACTCGACGGCAAGGTGGCGCGACTCACCGGCACGGCCAGCCAGTTCGGCATCGAATACGACTCCCTCGCCGACGACGTGACATTCGGCGTGGCTCCCGGCCTGCTTGCCTACGCCTGGCAGCTGCACAACTTCGGCCGTCTCGGCCTCGCCGTAGCCTTTCTGTTCTGCGGCTGCGCCGCCCTGCGCCTGGCCCGCTTCAACGTAGGCGTGTCCACCACGTCCAAACGTTTCTTCGTGGGACTGCCCAGCCCCGCCTGCGCCTGCGTCATGGCCACGTTCGTGCTGTTCATGCCCTACTATCCCGACTTCCTCATGCCCATCCTGCCCGGGCTGACGCTGATCCTCTCCGTCGTCGTGCCGCTGCTCATGGTAAGCCGCGTGCGCTATTTTTCCTTCAAGGAATTCGGCTTCATCAAGGCCCATCCCTTCCAGACCATGGTCGCCACGCTCATCGTGCTCAGCATGGTGTTCTCGCTGCCGCGCCTGTTCTGCTTCCTCATTCTCATAGGCTACGTCATTTCCGGCCCGGCATACACCTACATTCTGCGCCGCAGAGGCCGTCAGCTTGATCCTGAAGCCGCCGACGCCGCCAAGGCCACAGCCAAGACTGAAACGGCTGCCGAACAGACCACAGAATAG